The Lycium ferocissimum isolate CSIRO_LF1 chromosome 8, AGI_CSIRO_Lferr_CH_V1, whole genome shotgun sequence DNA segment attAGGCTTTCtttcatagcctattttaacctTTTCATTTTTACCCAAGCATATACATTTTCCCTTTTAGAAACCTTCTTTGagccataatttttttcttttatggacacCATAATATTctacatatatgtgtgtatatacttatatacgCATACACACACAGAGATCTCCTAGTTCTTCCAGCTATAAATAAATGAGCAGAAaccaaaaaagggaagaaagtgaaagaaaaaaaaaggggggttgagaaaaagaaaattgtgaaTATACAAGTCTTCGAGACATTGCAAAAGAGGAgaaatgaaaatcaagaaaagtttATCAAATGGagaaatcgaaaaaaaaaaaaaagaactttatATATCTACTCCATGCTGGGAGAAAAAAAGTCACTATTAAAATACCCTTATCTTACCAGCCTAAAGCCTGACATTATAAGCCAATAAAAGTCCTAAGATGATTTCAGAAAACAGTGTTGAATCTATATTAGTGGAGATAAACATAAGGAGCAAGCCTATGGACAAGACTGTGATACTTAATGAATAAGTGATCATAAATTTATCAATTCTAAAAGATTCAGGGGAAAAAAGAGTGCAAGTTCTTTCTGATCAAAGCGGAATTCAGAAATCAGGAAAAATATTTGGTGAACTTAAAAAGGTTAGATTATATTGAGCATTATGAAAGAAATTTATTTCTGAATAATTTTTCTATCCTATAAAGATCATTGATTTTAAATGTTTGAAAATTATCATTTTCCTCGAGGACGAGCGAAAATTCAAGTATGGGGGAGTTTGAtggatataaattattcatgatattttgtatataaaaataagtttttaaataaaacatgaataaatatatcCTATTACAAGCATATTTTTTCGACAAATTCTACGGAAAGAAAGTACTGCAGAAGAATAGAGAAGAAACAAATTGTCAAAAAAGTAAGCAAAGAATTCAATAGGTGCAACCATGAATTCATAAGTCATAACCGTGAAGTTTTACATGTGGGAATTACAAAAGACAACATTGGGAGAAGTTGCATAATCTCACACCCATCAAGTGTTGAAATCCACGGGTGTCACCACcactttcatactcacaccCGTCAACTATGGGCATCTAGAAAGAAGTTCCATAATCCCACACCCGTCAAGTGTTGAAATCTACGGGTGTCACCACCACTTTCATTCTCACACCCGTCAACTATGGGCATCAAGAAAGAAGTTGCAAAATTCACGGGTGCGACTACCATTGTTATACTTTCACCCGTCAAGTAAGGTCACGGATGTGAGCACTACTTCAAGGAATGCATTCGTAGGGGGGAGACACTACattttcctataaatagaagCATCACTTTGCTTACAAATCATCCAATAATTTAGAAGACAAAGTGTTAATCTTGTtctattctcttttctttcccttgTAGTAAAAATATTTCTCCAAGTCTTTCAATATTTCTAGtttcttaaattcatatttCTCTTTTCTAACTCCATAATGGAGTAATCTCTTTTTGTTGGGATAGTTGAAGAAACTTGGTGTAATGTTATATTATCTTATTTTAGTTATTCCTCGTCTTGATATTATTTAAGTGTCATACTTTGTGTTGGAATGATATGTTTTACTAATCATTATCGTTACTCAGTATATTTTGTGTTATGATTATAGTTATATTAATTTGTACTTCTAACAAGGAGGGAAATTAATATACTACAATAAtcgcataaaatatatatgtaataataatttttagtcATCTATTATTCCAAATCTTTGAACTTGGTTCTTTTaatcctaattctcacggaggggtTATTTCAAGTTAGTTCTTAGGTTTaaatctttatcttatttctttccgtcctaattctcacggagggacagtctcaaataagtttattgatttgaGGGATctctatcttatttctttcaattcTAATTCTCGCGGAGGAATTatttcaaataagtttattgatttaaggACTAATCGCAAGAGATCTTTATTCCTCATAACACAAATCAAGTCTAGGAACTATTTCTACTGTTTTGTGGAATTTACtaaaaaaaggttttattgTCATATATACACTAAGTGGATTCAACGACTCCCAACTCTTTCTTTTAAGATAATCTTTTGAAAGTTGTTTCTTTTGTTAAagtaatttaaaaatttaagtcacTACTCTCCTTTCATCAATCTGATTCTCTCAAATAGCAGCAAAAATACTACAAGTTTGTATCATAGATTTTCCAATCTCTGTGGGACGATATCttaaactatattagaatttgACAGAGTACGAACCAAATTTCCTATGCACCATTGGCCTCGTCATACTCCATCGGCATATTCCATTCATTGTTTTGCCCATCAATTACAATTGACACTTGTAGCGATTGCTAAAAAACATAATGAGGTGGAAACTTTATTTGCTCTAATTGCTAACGTGTTGAATGTGGTTGGAATATCTTTTAAACGTAGAGATCAACTTCAGGAATACTAAGCAGAATTGTTGGAGCAATTGCTAGAAAGTGGTGAAATTCAAAGTGGAAAAGGATTAAATCAGGAGCGGGGGCTTCAAAGGCCAAGTGACACTAGTTGGGGATCATATTTTAGAACATTGGATaactttgttattttattttcgtCTATTATTCATGTGCTTGAGGTGATTAAATGTGAAGGTTCCAACCCTAGTGATAGATTGCATGCAAAAgcttatttgattgaaattaATGGTTTTGAATTTGCTTTCTTGCTTCACTTGATGTTGAAAGTATTGGCATTGTCGAACGAGATGAGAAAAGCTTTATAGTGGAAAGAGCAAGATATTGTTAATGCCATGGTATTTCTTGACCTTACAAAGGAAAGGCTTCAAAAATTGAGAGAGGAAGGATGGAAAGCATTCATGGATGAAGTCTCCTCATTTTGTGCTAAACATGATATTTTGGTGCCCGAGATGGAAGAATCCTATATTCCTGGAAAGTTGAAGCGTAGACTTTCTAGTGTTACTTATTTACATCACTTACAGGTTGAGCTTTTTTATGCGGTAATTGATTTGCAGCTTCAAGAGCTTAACAATCGTTTTGATGTTGTGAGTGGCGACTTACTTCTTGGTATGGCTAGCTTGAATCCGGCTAATTCATTTGCTAATTTTGATAAGGAAAGAATAATGACATTGGCGAAGCATTATCCAAATGAGTTTAGTGGATTGAAGCTTCGAGATCTCAATTATCAACTTGACACTTTCATAATGCACATGCGACGTGGTGACTCTAGGTTCTCTGATTTAAAAGGAATTAGTGATTTGACAAAAGCGATGGTTGATGCAAATCTTGTGGAGACTTATTCACTTGTTTATTTACTTATGAAGTTGACTCTGATTTTTCCTGTCGCGACTACAACTGTTGAAAGAGTATTCTCATCCATGAAGTACATCAAAGATGAATTACGTAGTACTATTAGTGATGAGTTTTTAAATAATTGTTTAGTTTGTTACTTTGAGAAGAAAGTATTTGCAACTGTAAGCAATGATGCTATTATTGAAATGAAAACGCGTCGAGTTCAAGTATGAGTTGATGATAAACTTTTGTTATATTATtaccaaattaattatatttgataATATTGAAATTTGTTCTTTGTTATTGTAATTAATAAGTTTTTTAAGAATTGCACGCCTAACTTTGTCGCTAGTAATTGACGTACTAAAGATAATGGTATCCCCTTTGCGCTCAAATCTTGGATCCCCTGCTGACAGCTATACCATATTACCATGCATGCTATAAAAGGTGGGTTGCTTCAACTCCCAACGATTAGATGAAATAggatttacatatttaaaaaggaaaaataggagGATTTCAACGAATGTCAACACAATAAAGATAGTATTATTTTAACTTTTGACACATCTCGATCATCTAATGCACTCTTTTTTGGGGCCGCTAATGCCTTTATAAAAAACATAAGTAACACTATAACAAATtagtaaattaataaaatatatcTGTTGCGAATGTTAGTGATTAATTAGCATATTATTACATGCATAGTaaatagagaagaaaaaaaataacacacgATATAAATGAGGTCCACCCAACTTACGCCTTCAATGTAGAAGTAAGAAATTTTTCAATGTAAAATAGAAGAAACAATACAAGAGATCTCCAATTATAATTGTCTTTAAATACCCCAAATTCCTCGAACTTACAGGGTCAATATAATAagctttaaaatataaaaaggagGATAACAAATTCCGGTGTTACAGTCGTAATGCACTCTGATCACGAACTACCGATGCGTCAGATTAATATTAATTCTAATtcattttgaattttcaactttaacAATCGTGTGTTTTTTGTTCAATCAATTATCATTCAATTGCTCGTCTCAATTCATGTGATACATTTTATTTATCGACAGtcaatttttattaatttttaagcttaattgaattagattaactcaatattttagaATACTCAAGAATTATGTGAAAAGTACCATAAGTTGCAATTCTTTTCATGTcaatctgatgaaaaaaatcttaattttgaaatgtttgccaaaatttatataatttgaatctcgaaaatctaaatatgtcacataacttGGGACAAAGTGAGTATTTTAATACaatattttaagttttattttaatacaatattttaagttttaactAAATTTACTATTCTCtccatcccaaaaagattgtgtTACTTATCTTATTAGTCTgttccaaaaagattgacacatttctatttttagaaacaatttaactttatgggatgatttatagccacacaagtATCTAAGTCTTATTTTCGACCAcatatttcaaaagttttcatctatttcttaaattccgtgctATGGCAAAGTAAGATAAtctttttgagacggagggagtaaatctttctgggacggagagagtaatacTTTAAAACTAGGCCAAAAGTAATGACAAACACGTAGTGGCCGAACCTTCACTGAAGCACCaaagtggcccttgttccatttagacgcACGGTgggccattcctattccacttagacacttttttgcAGATTATCGAAGAAACCAACAACCAATCGTCTCTACGTGGATTAGTACcggccaattaaattgtgccactcatttaaattgtgccaactcaattaaattgtgtcaactcattttaattgtaaattcacctaatttgtaaattcgtggagttttgaccattaaaattAGGGCTTTTGGTCGGTTGGATGTCAATGAAGGTGGCGCctctttggtgttggttttgctcagATACGGTGCAAAAaatgtctaagtggaataggaatgacttTTGAAGTGTCTAAAAATGGAGCGCAATTGCTTTAGGTCTTTCAGTGAAAGAAATGAACGACCACCGGTGTCTGTCGATGAGTTTGGCCTTAAAACTAAATATCTGTTCACACTTACAAAGCGCGCGTGGAGCGTGGTGATACCAGTGAAGATTCAAAAAGAAGAATCTTGTGTTGAAGTGGGACCCATAAATTTGAGAGATTCAAGGGATCAGTGAGACCCATGATTACGATATTCCAACGTAACGTACTAAATATGAACTGAATCGGTAGTATGTCACCAAATTTGGTTGTTTGATTTTAGGGATATGAAAATTAATTTCACTATAAATTTGATACTTTATCTATGGTTCCTCGGTTTTAATTTATACGCATTATATTAATATTAGTAACACACAGTTTTGTACTTGACACCATATGTAGGGTGTACAAATGAAACTGACAAATCGTACCAAATCAACAATATAAACTAAATCGAGAAAGAAACTCAACCAATGGTTTGATTTAActtggtttgatttgaaaaaagaaaaatccggCCACTATTAGTTTGGttttgttttaactaaaaaatgtTAAACCGGACTAAACTAACCTGACAttacatgtttaaaattttaaaaatgttttgtacataaaaatatttatttataatgtaatttataaatatttcttaaactttttcaaagttttttgtcatttaacatattatttcaagcttagaattagaattttgaatggtccaataaattttatagcctaaacatattagtaactcaaataaaacccaacaaaagtccaaatcaatattaatgctaacaaaaaaaaaaaaaaatcaactctaatactaggaatgacaataatgttggatatttattctttagttttatattgaTTTAGacagtgaaaatacataacttaattttatttttatctttaatatttagtcatgtaattaatacttattagcagtacttattttagcatgactttgTACTtctagattatgatcattttctataTGCCTAATAAATTATAGCATGATTTaatacttttagattatgatcattttattttatgcgacttcattatttttttttgttgaatattttagtacaatgtcatctctCATCTCACGTgcgttttgtgttattttcttaaaaaatatcttaattaaatagtcatatcttactaggactaaagaaatatttgaagtacaagttatatgttttgtatgaaggcTTTACcgaaaaaacccaaaaaatccAAGCAACCCGAAAAAATCGTGAAAACCtgaggttgaaaaacccaacttgtattggtttgatttggtttatagatttaaaaactcGATGCAATtaatttggtttggtatttgaaaaaaccgaaccaaccCGGTTCATGTACACCCCAATCAAATgtatttgataaataaaattCTTTAATTGCCAAAAAAATATTCAATGCACTATAACATATTAGCAATACAAAAGGTACCAGCAAAACAGGGACGGGGCCAAGAAGGGGATAGAGGATTCATCCGAACCCCTTtcggcaaaaaattatattatttatacatgattaaaattattttttttaatatatataatagatgttaGATAAAAGCTGAGCGCATTCGTTTATTTAgttcttcatattttgaaccTTGGTGAAAATTGGTTTAGCACTTTAAACAAAGGATATGGTGCTATGGATGGTCGCTCCTATAATATGGAAAGTGCAATTTACCCCTGAtatgaaaaaattcttgataGGGAACGCTCCCGAATAGGGCCCTACGCGACGCTAATCGTATTAATCGAACTCTAATGAGGTTACCGATCACcgaataagaaaaaagaaagcaatACAAAATGCATATAAGGCAAAAATACTCTTCAAATGTACCATCATCTATTAAAGATTCAAATATTATTAATTCATGGTATAATATCGGATGCATTAATGGACCGGCATTTCAGTTACCCGGTAAAATATTCAAGAATCTTCAAACAGATTCTCTTCTGCATCCATCAGTTACCTATTCTTCGGAACAACCTATgctctatctcttaattttcttATCCATATTTccaaaaacaaataataataataataataataaataataataataataataataataataatttaagcTGTCAATTTGTCATATCACATTCCTTTTTAGTTCattaaattgaattaaataaattCCGTAATAATTGCCGATTGTTTTTATAGCTCTTCAACTACCTACATATAAAAACAGGACACTCCTCTTTTGCCTCTaacacatacacaaatcattaattaattttcacaaaaaaaaaaaaaaaagcaactttttgtgaatttttttcatCATGCCTATTCTTTCAGATCTCATCAATCTTAATCTCTCTGAATCCACTGAGAAAATTATTGCCGAATACATAtggttagaatttttttttcgttatTAATCTTGTTAatgttttttgtttgtttgtttgtcttTTTATTCCCTTTATTAGATATAGTTATGGTTCTTCTGATTGTTGAAATGGTGTTTTCTCTGATTGTTAGATTTCTGTATCGCTGTTTTGTCGAATTGTTTACTCTGTTTGATCAGAATTTTGCAGTGTGTTATGATCTGTTATTTGTGTATACATGATGGGagttttatatttttggtaattGTTGTAAGTGTTTATTGTGATCGATCAGTCAATTCATTAGATCCATTTTATGTAATTCCATCgtgtttttaattgttttttttttttccttaaagatgAAAAAAGGACATTGTAAAAAGTCTCTTTCCTCTCAGGTTTGGAGCTAGGGGGCCCAAAAGGTCCATCTAAATCCActttcatcaaaaaaataatactgcatataaggttaattttttatatattaatagtagatgttgaatggTCAAAAAGTGGATCTACCATTTTAAATTAGAGGGGTGTAATCTGGTAAAAGAATTGCGCCAAATTTTTACACCAAAAGGTCAACACGCTACATGAAACATTTCGCATTTACACTAGGTCCTTGAAAGGGCAGCACACCAAGGAGTGTAATGTAGACCGCCTATCCTGACGCAAGTATCGGTGAATGATTTTACAGCTCGAACCCGTAACTAACAGGTCACACAAAGATTAATTATGTTGTTGCTCCATGCATGTTTCCTCTTTCCTCATAAAGATGATGCGTTCATTGTTTACACCAAATAAAAAAACTCAACTTTAGCAGTTTATTACTAACCATGGTTAAGTGACAAATGTGTGGTGCTGATAGTAAGTTTTTGGCATGGTGCCAGGACACAACTACTCATTTGTAGCAAGACAGCAAAATTAACATAAATGTATGTCTTAAAAAGATTTAACGTATAGTAGGTGCTGCAAATAATATGCATTCCCTCTTGATCGTGCGTGATTGAAAAATTATTATTGCAAAATGTTGGCTTTAACATTTGTTTTCTTCTGAATTAGGAATAGCTTATAGAGAAAGATCCAATCTTTAATCTCTGCTTTGCTAGTTTTTTTTTACCAGGGGGTTATTTGCAGTACAACTACATCTACATGATAGTCGTTACTTTGTTTAGTTTAAGTtctatacaaatatacaatgaTATTGTCTTAAGATTTTTACACCAGCAGGTAAGTTACACGGAAAACAGCTAAACTTTTATAACGAGCATCATTTGATAACCGGAATAATAGAGTAAATAACTATTTGTAATAGCTttaattatactaataatgTAAAATATTTACATGTGTATAACTTAAATCCGTCTTCTTTGTTATGAATTCAGGATTGGCGGATCAGGCATGGACCTCAGGAGCAAAGCCAGGGtattactttttatatttattattttagatAACAAcctattcttttttttgttttttgagagCTTGAAGAATGCTATCTTcgtaaaaataattgtttttaaatttacagACTCTTGTAGGTCCTGTTAAAGATCCTTCAAAGCTTCCGAAATGGAACTATGACGGGTCAAGCACAGGCCAAGCTTCAGGAGAAGACAGTGAAGTGATCCTTTAGTAAGTTTCCTTTATTGTGCAAAAATATTTTGCGAAGTTTCGTTAATTTCTGAATAGAATCATCTGACCATATTAAATTGAAATTCCAAATAGTCCTCAAGCAATTTTCAACGATCCATTCAGGAGGGGCAACAATATTCTGGTGAGTTAATTTATTGTTGTACCTATTACTCTTACGTTCAAAAATGTTGGCAAACTCGTGTCGGTCCATCCAACACGCACCAGTTGGCATTTTTCACGAGTCCAAGCAGCATAGCCTGTTAGATATTGTTAATTTCTGGATTCTTTCTCCTAAAGTTggattttttttagaatattgTACATTTTGCGttttttaattgtcttttgtttttctttaggTTATGTGTGA contains these protein-coding regions:
- the LOC132066375 gene encoding uncharacterized protein LOC132066375, with amino-acid sequence MVFLDLTKERLQKLREEGWKAFMDEVSSFCAKHDILVPEMEESYIPGKLKRRLSSVTYLHHLQVELFYAVIDLQLQELNNRFDVVSGDLLLGMASLNPANSFANFDKERIMTLAKHYPNEFSGLKLRDLNYQLDTFIMHMRRGDSRFSDLKGISDLTKAMVDANLVETYSLVYLLMKLTLIFPVATTTVERVFSSMKYIKDELRSTISDEFLNNCLVCYFEKKVFATVSNDAIIEMKTRRVQV